A genomic window from Emys orbicularis isolate rEmyOrb1 chromosome 8, rEmyOrb1.hap1, whole genome shotgun sequence includes:
- the PIGC gene encoding phosphatidylinositol N-acetylglucosaminyltransferase subunit C produces the protein MVCAQVEASPGKCWQKVLYERQPFPDNYVDHRFLEELRKNIYARKYQYWAVVFESGVVIQQLCSVCVFVVIWWYMDNGLLTPQWLFGAGLASSLIGYVLFDVIDLGVGRKESGRTRWADLKSTLVFTAFTYGFSPVLKTLTESISTDTIYAMSVLMLLGHLIFFDYGANAAIVSSTLSLNMAIFASVCLASRLPRSLHTFAMVTFAIQMFALWPMLQKKLKARTPRCYVGVTLLFALSALAGLLTILGVAALLFALLLVSISCLCPYCLIRLQLLKDNIHGPWDEAEIKDDLSRFLM, from the coding sequence ATGGTCTGTGCCCAGGTGGAAGCGAGCCCTGGGAAGTGCTGGCAGAAGGTGCTGTATGagaggcagcccttcccagataACTATGTGGACCACcggttcctggaggagctgcggAAGAACATCTACGCCCGCAAGTACCAGTATTGGGCAGTGGTGTTTGAGTCCGGGGTGGTGATCCAACAGCTGTGCAGCGTCTGCGTCTTCGTCGTCATCTGGTGGTACATGGACAATGGGCTGCTGACCCCACAGTGGCTGTTCGGGGCTGGCCTGGCCTCTTCCCTGATTGGCTACGTCCTGTTTGATGTCATagacttgggggtggggaggaaggagagcgGTCGGACCCGGTGGGCGGATCTGAAAAGCACCCTGGTGTTCACAGCTTTCACCTATGGCTTCTCCCCAGTGCTGAAGACCCTGACGGAGTCGATCAGCACGGACACCATCTACGCCATGTCGGTCCTCATGCTCCTGGGGCACCTGATCTTCTTCGACTATGGGGCCAATGCCGCCATCGTCTCCAGCACGCTGTCCCTCAACATGGCCATCTTCGCCTCCGTGTGCCTGGCCTCCCGGCTGCCCCGTTCCCTGCACACCTTCGCCATGGTCACCTTCGCCATCCAGATGTTTGCCCTGtggcccatgctgcagaagaagctcAAAGCGCGGACACCCCGCTGCTATGTGGGAGTGACCCTGCTCTTCGCCCTGTCTGCGCTGGCTGGGCTGCTGACCATCTTGGGCGTCGCCGCCCTTCTCTTTGCCCTTCTGCTGGTCTCCATTTCATGCCTGTGTCCTTACTGCCTCATCCGGCTGCAGCTGCTCAAAGACAACATCCATGGGCCTTGGGATGAAGCTGAAATCAAGGACGACCTCTCCAGGTTCCTCATGTAG